One genomic segment of Fusobacterium mortiferum ATCC 9817 includes these proteins:
- a CDS encoding BamA/OMP85 family outer membrane protein, translating into MRKQIAVLLVFLLSIISFADVTGYDIKKIEIINNREIPYEVILDSMKSKEGQKYATENMIVDYKAIKDLEYVAEVSIYPTVYDNGIKLTVDITEKKDTKALLEEKGIIPLSEREKVDTTLVITDIEIMGNTHVTTKEIKDMIPIQTGGYFSRNRVIEGHKNLIESGYFRDVIPDVVKTGKGVKVIYSVLENPIINGINIIGNTVYTTDELMQVIQTEPGKIFNINTIRGDRDRIIQKYQDGGYVLAEVTDIGLNGNLELEIYLSEGVVRNIEFKKMVTKQKGARRKATDDVLKTKDYVIAREVEFKENEIFNSKAYDETVQNLMRLGHFKNVKYEVRDIPGDPDGKNIVLLLDEERTAILQGAISYGSEIGLLGTISIKDTNWKGKGQELGFTFEKSDEDYTSFSINFYDPWIKDTDRISWGWSIYKNSYEDDDSAIFNEIDTIGAKFNVGKGITKNIRLSLGTKLEYVEETSDHSKFENGYWKNPSGVKAEGLDDKYYIWSLFPSITYDTRNHFWNPTAGEYARLQLEGGYASGYEGDMFGNITLELRKYHAGFFKKNTFAYRVVGGIMTDSTKEGQRFWVGGGSTLRGYDGGFYKGTKKLVGTIENRTQLNDILGFVVFFDAGRAWDYRGRDLSYQHDDSFANDIAMAAGVGLRINTPIGPLRFDFGWPIRNDDTSGMEFYFNMGQSF; encoded by the coding sequence ATGAGAAAGCAAATAGCAGTTTTACTAGTTTTTCTATTGAGTATTATCTCATTTGCTGATGTTACAGGGTATGATATCAAAAAAATAGAGATAATTAACAATAGAGAGATTCCTTATGAAGTAATACTTGATAGTATGAAGTCTAAAGAGGGGCAAAAATATGCAACAGAAAATATGATAGTTGATTATAAAGCTATCAAAGATTTAGAATATGTGGCAGAGGTATCAATATATCCTACTGTATATGACAATGGAATAAAATTAACAGTGGATATTACAGAGAAAAAAGATACAAAAGCTTTATTAGAAGAAAAAGGGATAATACCTTTATCTGAAAGAGAAAAGGTAGATACAACTCTTGTTATCACTGATATAGAGATAATGGGAAATACTCACGTAACTACTAAAGAGATAAAAGATATGATACCTATTCAAACAGGTGGATATTTTTCAAGAAATAGAGTTATAGAGGGACATAAAAACCTTATAGAGAGTGGATACTTCAGAGATGTAATTCCTGATGTTGTAAAAACAGGAAAAGGTGTAAAAGTAATATATAGTGTCTTAGAAAATCCAATTATCAATGGAATAAATATAATAGGAAATACTGTATATACAACAGATGAATTGATGCAAGTTATCCAAACTGAACCTGGAAAAATATTTAACATCAATACTATCAGAGGAGATAGAGATAGAATAATTCAAAAATATCAAGATGGTGGATATGTTCTTGCAGAAGTTACAGATATTGGTCTTAATGGAAATCTTGAATTAGAAATATATCTAAGTGAAGGAGTAGTTAGAAATATAGAGTTCAAGAAAATGGTTACAAAACAAAAAGGTGCAAGAAGAAAAGCTACTGATGATGTTTTAAAAACAAAAGATTATGTTATAGCTAGAGAGGTAGAATTTAAAGAAAATGAAATTTTCAACTCAAAGGCTTATGATGAAACTGTACAAAACTTAATGAGACTTGGACATTTTAAAAATGTAAAATATGAAGTAAGAGATATACCTGGAGACCCAGATGGAAAAAATATAGTTCTATTACTTGATGAAGAGAGAACAGCTATATTACAAGGAGCTATTTCTTATGGTTCTGAGATTGGATTATTAGGAACTATCTCTATAAAGGATACTAACTGGAAAGGAAAAGGACAAGAGTTAGGATTTACATTTGAAAAATCAGATGAGGATTATACAAGTTTCTCTATTAATTTCTATGACCCATGGATAAAAGATACAGATAGAATTTCTTGGGGATGGAGTATTTATAAAAACTCATATGAAGATGACGATAGTGCAATCTTTAATGAGATAGATACAATAGGGGCTAAATTTAATGTAGGTAAAGGAATTACAAAAAATATTAGACTTAGCTTAGGTACAAAATTAGAGTATGTAGAGGAGACTTCAGATCATTCTAAATTTGAAAATGGATATTGGAAAAATCCTTCTGGAGTAAAAGCTGAAGGACTAGATGATAAATACTATATTTGGAGTTTATTCCCATCTATTACTTATGATACAAGAAATCATTTCTGGAATCCAACTGCTGGAGAGTATGCAAGACTTCAATTAGAAGGTGGATATGCAAGTGGATATGAAGGAGATATGTTTGGAAATATAACTCTTGAATTGAGAAAATATCATGCAGGATTCTTTAAGAAAAATACATTTGCTTACAGAGTTGTAGGAGGAATAATGACTGACTCTACTAAAGAGGGACAAAGATTCTGGGTAGGTGGAGGAAGTACACTTAGAGGATATGATGGTGGATTCTATAAGGGAACTAAAAAATTAGTTGGTACTATTGAAAATAGAACTCAATTAAATGATATTTTAGGATTTGTAGTGTTCTTTGATGCTGGAAGAGCTTGGGATTATAGAGGAAGAGACTTATCGTATCAACACGATGATAGTTTTGCAAATGATATAGCTATGGCAGCAGGAGTTGGACTTAGAATCAATACACCTATTGGTCCATTAAGATTTGACTTTGGATGGCCAATAAGAAATGATGATACAAGTGGAATGGAGTTCTATTTCAATATGGGACAATCATTCTAA
- a CDS encoding OmpH family outer membrane protein translates to MKKVAITLIALTLSVSALAEKIGFVNSQEAFAKYSQTKVIQENLNKEKNRLENEIKQKEVALQKAQLELQSKGDKITDKEKQEFQKQVEAFQKFVRDSQTKLSKEEYTRMQEIEKTMSTAIQSVAKAGKYDYVLEAGAVKFGGTDITADVLKAMEKAKK, encoded by the coding sequence ATGAAAAAAGTAGCAATAACATTAATAGCATTAACTCTATCAGTATCAGCTTTAGCTGAGAAAATAGGTTTTGTAAACTCACAAGAGGCTTTTGCAAAATACTCACAAACAAAAGTAATTCAAGAGAATTTAAACAAAGAGAAAAATAGATTAGAAAATGAAATAAAACAAAAAGAAGTAGCTCTTCAAAAAGCTCAATTAGAATTACAATCTAAAGGAGATAAAATAACTGATAAAGAGAAGCAAGAATTTCAAAAACAAGTAGAAGCTTTTCAAAAGTTTGTAAGAGATTCTCAAACTAAACTAAGTAAAGAAGAATATACAAGAATGCAGGAAATAGAAAAGACAATGTCAACAGCTATTCAATCAGTAGCTAAAGCAGGAAAGTATGACTATGTACTAGAAGCAGGAGCAGTAAAATTTGGTGGTACTGATATTACAGCTGATGTTTTAAAAGCTATGGAGAAAGCTAAAAAATAA
- the lpxD gene encoding UDP-3-O-(3-hydroxymyristoyl)glucosamine N-acyltransferase → MKYSIKDLVNLLGCEIKGDLSLGYVSGLAPFFQAQEENVTFASDEKFLKKLNETKAKVILVPDIPLPNIGKMYLVVKENPRTLMPKLLNFFKRETKPFEKMIEDSSKIGKNVRLAPNVYIGHDTIIGDNVVIYPNVTIGEGVTIGEGTIIYSNVTVREFCKIGKNCVIQPGAVIGSDGFGFVKVNGNNTKIDQIGSVIIEDNVEIGANTTVDRGAIGDTIIKKYTKIDNLVQIAHNDIIGENCLIISQVGIAGSVEVGNNTTLAGQVGVAGHLKIGNNVVIAAKSGVAGNVADNQILSGYPLMDHREDLKVKISMKKVPELIKKVRELEKKLQER, encoded by the coding sequence ATGAAGTATAGTATTAAAGACTTAGTAAACCTCCTTGGGTGTGAAATAAAGGGAGATTTAAGTCTAGGATATGTTTCTGGACTTGCTCCCTTTTTTCAAGCTCAAGAGGAAAATGTTACATTTGCTTCAGATGAAAAATTTTTAAAAAAATTAAATGAAACAAAGGCTAAAGTTATTTTAGTGCCAGATATTCCATTACCAAATATTGGAAAAATGTATCTAGTGGTAAAAGAAAATCCAAGAACTCTTATGCCAAAACTTTTAAATTTCTTTAAAAGAGAGACAAAACCTTTTGAAAAAATGATAGAAGATTCTAGTAAAATAGGAAAAAATGTAAGATTAGCTCCTAATGTATATATTGGACATGATACTATTATAGGAGATAATGTAGTAATCTATCCAAATGTAACAATAGGAGAAGGGGTAACAATAGGAGAAGGAACTATTATCTATTCTAATGTTACTGTAAGAGAGTTCTGTAAAATAGGAAAAAATTGTGTAATTCAACCTGGAGCAGTAATTGGTTCAGATGGTTTTGGTTTTGTAAAAGTAAATGGTAATAACACTAAGATAGACCAAATAGGAAGTGTTATCATAGAAGATAATGTAGAAATAGGAGCTAATACAACAGTAGACAGGGGAGCAATAGGGGATACAATTATTAAAAAATATACTAAGATAGATAACTTAGTACAGATTGCTCATAATGATATAATAGGAGAAAATTGTTTGATAATTTCTCAAGTAGGGATAGCAGGAAGTGTAGAAGTAGGAAATAATACTACATTAGCTGGACAAGTAGGAGTAGCTGGGCATTTAAAAATAGGAAACAATGTAGTAATAGCTGCAAAATCTGGAGTAGCAGGAAATGTAGCAGATAATCAAATTCTTTCTGGATATCCACTTATGGACCATAGAGAAGATTTAAAAGTAAAAATCTCTATGAAAAAAGTACCAGAATTAATTAAAAAAGTAAGAGAATTAGAGAAAAAATTACAGGAAAGATAA
- a CDS encoding TIGR03936 family radical SAM-associated protein, protein MKKRVYFDKYGEMKFISHLDLLRFFERLFNKAEIPVKYSEGFHPRPKMSFGSPISLGTEAYNEIMDFETDVEISNEEVVKRLNESAVLGFKVNKVEEVPRKSSIMEEFTNMLYTVEGSQEDMDKFEELFNRNEILEVREKKGKIVTRNLKERLKTFSREGNKISMEIINTSPNSYLEMLGIEQQDVQIKRLGYKINN, encoded by the coding sequence ATGAAAAAAAGAGTTTATTTTGACAAATATGGAGAAATGAAGTTTATATCCCACCTGGACTTATTAAGATTTTTTGAAAGACTTTTCAACAAGGCAGAAATTCCTGTAAAGTATAGTGAAGGTTTTCATCCTAGACCAAAGATGTCCTTTGGAAGTCCTATATCCTTAGGAACTGAGGCATATAATGAGATTATGGACTTTGAAACTGATGTAGAAATTTCTAATGAAGAGGTAGTAAAAAGACTTAATGAGAGTGCTGTGTTGGGATTTAAAGTTAATAAAGTTGAAGAGGTACCTAGAAAATCCTCGATAATGGAAGAGTTTACAAATATGCTCTATACAGTTGAAGGAAGCCAAGAGGATATGGATAAGTTTGAGGAGTTGTTTAATCGTAATGAGATTTTAGAAGTAAGAGAGAAAAAAGGAAAAATTGTTACTAGAAATCTAAAAGAAAGATTAAAAACTTTTTCAAGAGAGGGAAATAAAATATCTATGGAGATAATAAATACTTCTCCAAATTCATATCTTGAAATGTTAGGTATTGAGCAACAAGATGTTCAAATAAAAAGATTAGGTTATAAAATAAATAATTAA
- the serS gene encoding serine--tRNA ligase, which yields MLELKFIRENREKVEEMLKNRNSNLTLDEFFQLDDERREILGEVEALKQKRNSESAEIARLKKEKQDATALIEEMGKVSAQIKELDTKLAEVEEKLTYIQMTIPNMYQEGTPVGEDENSNVEIRRWGTPREFTFEPKAHWDIGEDLGILDFERGAKLGGSRFVLYRGLGARVERALINFMLDLHTLEHGYTEHITPFMVKREICEGTGQLPKFEDDMYRTTDDMFLISTSEITMTNIHRKEILDEKELPKYYTAYSPCFRREAGSYGKDVKGIIRLHQFNKVEMVKITNQESSYDELEKMVNNAEEVLQRLELPYRVIQLCTGDLGFGAAKTYDIEVWLPSQKKYREISSCSNCEGFQARRMGLKYRPNGSSKSEYCHTLNGSGLAVGRTLVAIMENYQQEDGSFLIPKALVPYMGGIEVVKK from the coding sequence ATGTTAGAATTAAAATTCATACGTGAAAACAGAGAAAAAGTTGAAGAGATGCTAAAAAATAGAAATAGCAACTTAACTCTTGATGAGTTTTTTCAACTAGATGATGAAAGAAGAGAGATTTTAGGAGAGGTAGAAGCTTTAAAACAAAAAAGAAACTCTGAATCAGCAGAAATTGCGAGATTAAAAAAAGAGAAACAAGATGCTACTGCTCTTATTGAAGAGATGGGAAAAGTTTCAGCTCAAATAAAAGAATTAGATACAAAATTAGCTGAAGTAGAAGAAAAGTTAACTTATATTCAAATGACTATTCCTAATATGTATCAAGAGGGAACTCCAGTAGGAGAAGATGAGAATTCAAACGTAGAAATTAGAAGATGGGGAACTCCTAGAGAGTTTACATTTGAACCAAAAGCTCACTGGGATATTGGAGAAGATTTAGGAATACTAGATTTTGAAAGAGGAGCAAAACTTGGAGGTTCAAGATTTGTATTATATAGAGGATTAGGAGCTAGAGTAGAGAGAGCATTAATTAACTTTATGCTAGATTTACATACTTTAGAGCATGGATATACTGAGCATATCACTCCATTTATGGTAAAAAGAGAAATTTGTGAAGGAACAGGACAACTTCCTAAATTTGAAGATGATATGTATAGAACAACTGATGATATGTTTTTAATCTCAACTTCTGAAATAACTATGACAAATATTCATAGAAAAGAGATTTTAGATGAGAAAGAATTACCTAAATATTATACTGCTTATTCACCATGTTTTAGAAGAGAAGCAGGTTCTTATGGTAAAGATGTAAAGGGAATTATAAGACTTCACCAATTCAATAAAGTAGAGATGGTAAAAATAACTAATCAAGAATCATCTTATGATGAATTAGAAAAAATGGTAAACAATGCTGAAGAAGTATTACAAAGATTAGAGTTACCATATAGAGTAATTCAATTATGTACTGGAGACTTAGGATTTGGAGCAGCTAAAACTTATGATATAGAAGTATGGTTACCATCACAAAAGAAATATAGAGAAATTTCTTCATGTTCTAACTGTGAAGGATTCCAAGCAAGAAGAATGGGACTTAAATATAGACCAAATGGAAGCTCTAAGAGTGAATATTGCCATACATTAAATGGTTCTGGATTAGCAGTAGGAAGAACATTAGTTGCTATTATGGAAAACTATCAACAAGAAGATGGATCATTCTTAATACCAAAAGCTTTAGTACCATATATGGGAGGAATAGAAGTTGTTAAGAAGTAG
- a CDS encoding CbiQ family ECF transporter T component has translation MLRSSLFILLLLNIFLNNLLYIGVTTIILFLLNLKYNKNLRENIGRVKFLFFLYFITCFLQIFYTQEGEVLFKISKFYVTKEGMYNFFLNFMRVFNLLLLSWLVVAQKLINTKFNKYQKIIETVIELVPQAILLIRKRMRIKWFFRYILKQIRVKN, from the coding sequence TTGTTAAGAAGTAGTCTATTTATACTACTATTACTTAATATCTTCTTAAATAATTTACTTTATATAGGAGTAACTACAATTATTTTATTCCTATTGAACTTGAAATATAATAAAAATTTAAGAGAAAATATTGGAAGAGTAAAATTTTTATTCTTCCTCTATTTTATAACTTGTTTTTTACAAATATTTTATACTCAAGAGGGAGAAGTTTTATTTAAGATTTCAAAGTTTTATGTTACAAAAGAGGGAATGTATAACTTTTTTCTTAATTTTATGAGGGTTTTCAATCTTCTATTACTTTCGTGGTTAGTAGTTGCTCAAAAGTTAATTAATACAAAATTTAATAAATATCAAAAAATAATAGAAACTGTGATAGAACTAGTTCCTCAAGCTATTTTGTTAATCAGAAAAAGAATGAGAATAAAATGGTTTTTTAGATATATTTTAAAACAAATAAGAGTAAAAAACTAA
- the fba gene encoding class II fructose-1,6-bisphosphate aldolase, whose product MGYNYKDLGLSNTKEMFAKANANGYAVPAFNFNNMEMALAIVEACAEMGSPVILQCSKGALSYMGPEVTPLLAKAAVDRARSMGSDIPVALHLDHGPDLATVKTCIEAGFSSVMIDGSHYDFAKNIEVSKEVVEFAHAKDVTVEAELGVLAGIEDDVKAESHTYTNPDEVEEFVTKTGVDSLAIAIGTSHGAHKFKPGEDPKLRLDILEEIERRIPGFPIVLHGSSAVPQQYTTMIKEFGGEVKDAIGIPDSELRKAAKSAVAKINVDTDGRLAFTAAIRRVLGTTPKEFDPRKYLGAAKEEMKAYYKTKIVDVFGSEGAYKKGTK is encoded by the coding sequence ATGGGATACAATTATAAAGATTTAGGTCTTTCAAACACAAAAGAGATGTTTGCAAAAGCAAATGCAAATGGATATGCTGTACCAGCTTTCAACTTTAACAATATGGAAATGGCTTTAGCAATAGTTGAAGCTTGTGCTGAAATGGGATCACCAGTTATATTACAATGTTCTAAAGGAGCTTTATCATATATGGGACCAGAAGTAACTCCATTACTAGCTAAAGCAGCTGTAGATAGAGCAAGAAGTATGGGGTCTGATATTCCAGTAGCTTTACACCTTGACCACGGACCAGATTTAGCAACTGTAAAGACTTGTATAGAAGCAGGATTCTCTTCTGTAATGATAGATGGTTCTCACTATGATTTTGCTAAAAATATAGAAGTTTCTAAAGAGGTTGTAGAATTTGCTCATGCAAAAGATGTTACTGTAGAAGCTGAATTAGGAGTTTTAGCTGGAATAGAAGATGATGTAAAAGCTGAATCTCATACATATACAAATCCAGATGAAGTTGAAGAGTTTGTAACAAAAACAGGAGTAGACTCATTAGCAATAGCTATCGGAACTTCTCACGGAGCTCATAAATTTAAACCAGGAGAAGATCCTAAATTAAGACTAGATATATTAGAGGAAATCGAAAGAAGAATACCAGGATTCCCTATCGTATTACACGGTTCATCTGCTGTACCTCAACAATATACTACAATGATAAAAGAATTTGGAGGAGAAGTTAAAGACGCTATTGGAATTCCAGATTCTGAGTTAAGAAAAGCAGCTAAATCAGCAGTAGCTAAAATAAACGTAGATACTGATGGAAGATTAGCTTTCACAGCAGCTATCAGAAGAGTACTAGGAACTACTCCAAAAGAGTTTGACCCTAGAAAATATTTAGGAGCAGCTAAAGAGGAAATGAAAGCTTACTACAAAACAAAAATAGTTGATGTTTTTGGTTCTGAAGGAGCTTATAAAAAAGGAACTAAATAG
- a CDS encoding HU family DNA-binding protein: protein MTKKDFTKVLFEKGVFSSKAEAERKFEVILNTIEETLKAGDELNIIGWGKFEVVEKAERVGRNPKTGEEIVIPAKKTVKFKAGKTLVEKMN, encoded by the coding sequence ATGACAAAAAAAGATTTTACAAAAGTACTATTTGAAAAGGGAGTATTCTCATCTAAAGCTGAAGCTGAAAGAAAATTTGAGGTAATCTTAAATACTATTGAAGAAACTTTAAAAGCTGGAGATGAATTAAACATTATCGGATGGGGAAAATTTGAAGTAGTAGAAAAAGCTGAAAGAGTAGGAAGAAATCCAAAAACTGGAGAAGAAATTGTAATCCCAGCTAAGAAAACAGTTAAATTTAAAGCTGGAAAAACTTTAGTAGAAAAAATGAACTAA
- a CDS encoding N-acetylmuramoyl-L-alanine amidase, producing the protein MKKYSKVLILLVLLLSSCTSINYSIDNKKFSSKGQNERIKYIIIHYTATTDEVSVRALTKGNVSSHYLITSKDEEPIYNLVSLDKRAWHAGLSEFGDRRNLNDTSIGIEIVNLGIKSYDETEKKYGFFIPEDKYIEFEEGQIKKLAFLLKELIKKYNIKPKDILGHSDIAPTRKIDPGAKFPWERLYKEYGIGAWYDEKDKIFFMNEKLYLVTPISEIKKDLRKYGYKINNTDEWDEESRRVVYSFQAHFNSKNLSGMMDLETFAILKALNRKYR; encoded by the coding sequence GTGAAAAAATATTCAAAAGTGTTAATATTACTAGTGTTATTGTTAAGTTCATGTACTTCCATCAATTATAGTATTGATAATAAAAAATTTTCATCTAAAGGGCAGAACGAAAGAATAAAATATATTATAATTCATTATACTGCTACCACAGATGAAGTTAGTGTAAGAGCTCTTACAAAAGGGAATGTAAGCTCACATTATCTAATTACTTCTAAAGATGAGGAACCGATATATAATTTAGTTTCATTGGATAAAAGAGCATGGCATGCTGGATTAAGTGAATTTGGAGATAGAAGAAATTTAAATGATACTTCTATTGGAATAGAGATAGTCAATTTAGGAATAAAAAGCTATGATGAGACTGAAAAAAAATATGGATTTTTTATTCCAGAAGATAAATATATAGAGTTTGAAGAGGGACAAATAAAAAAATTAGCTTTTTTATTAAAAGAATTGATAAAAAAATATAATATAAAACCAAAAGATATTTTAGGACATTCAGATATAGCACCCACTAGAAAGATTGATCCAGGAGCAAAATTTCCATGGGAAAGATTATATAAAGAGTATGGGATAGGAGCTTGGTATGATGAAAAGGATAAAATATTTTTTATGAATGAAAAGCTTTACTTAGTAACTCCCATTTCAGAAATAAAAAAAGATCTTAGAAAATATGGATATAAGATAAATAATACAGATGAATGGGATGAAGAAAGCAGAAGAGTTGTATATAGTTTTCAAGCTCATTTTAATTCTAAAAATTTATCTGGTATGATGGATTTAGAAACTTTTGCTATTCTAAAGGCTCTAAATAGGAAGTATAGATAA
- a CDS encoding cold-shock protein encodes MLKGTVKWFNKDKGFGFISGEDGNDYFVHYSNINAKGFRSLEEGQAVSFEVTEGAKGPVASNVTVA; translated from the coding sequence ATGCTAAAAGGAACAGTAAAATGGTTTAACAAAGACAAAGGATTTGGATTTATTTCTGGAGAAGATGGAAATGATTATTTCGTACACTACTCTAATATAAATGCAAAAGGATTCAGAAGCTTAGAAGAAGGACAAGCAGTATCTTTTGAGGTAACTGAAGGAGCAAAAGGTCCAGTAGCTTCTAATGTAACAGTAGCTTAG
- a CDS encoding FUSC family protein, translating into MTFTFTYVSKLEHAYWLPMSSFLMLMPYAEESKMKITNRVLGTIFGIVICWLLISLNQTHLYRFL; encoded by the coding sequence ATAACTTTTACATTTACTTATGTTAGTAAACTAGAACATGCTTATTGGTTGCCAATGAGTTCTTTTCTTATGCTTATGCCATATGCTGAAGAAAGTAAGATGAAGATAACTAATAGAGTTTTAGGAACAATTTTTGGTATAGTTATCTGTTGGTTATTAATTAGCTTAAATCAAACTCATTTATATAGATTTTTATAA
- a CDS encoding FUSC family protein, with the protein MYTAPITSWTMTMYTTCYGMILATMTLRLGSATILRFSYVGMAVVITWLADHYIFPNTAKREFKNSIKELFEIDRKMLSEVKKVILVKEI; encoded by the coding sequence ATGTATACAGCACCAATTACTTCTTGGACAATGACCATGTATACAACTTGTTATGGAATGATTTTAGCTACTATGACTTTGAGACTGGGAAGTGCTACTATATTAAGATTTTCTTATGTAGGAATGGCAGTAGTTATAACCTGGTTAGCCGATCACTATATATTTCCAAATACAGCAAAAAGAGAGTTTAAAAATAGTATTAAAGAGCTATTTGAAATTGATAGAAAAATGTTATCTGAAGTAAAAAAAGTTATACTAGTCAAGGAGATATAA
- a CDS encoding aryl-sulfate sulfotransferase N-terminal domain-containing protein — MKLTKKEKIIIICSLTVICFSLYTFNKRDILIERLANNQLLSKSYQESRGKRFEKEIERKLNSHTLKNEIKNLSVEKLEIMNTTLNNDNLLQVLNAKSKEKYSSEKYFSGDISYNEAISLYNASKGFKELALLSGKIREHLIKSFPNLDYNKVVEDEGKVPELILTKEKLLKLTSNKELKEIIKTLNKEQLDKLNTIISGDNGIVEFFNLNPEFISNITENCNKLLTSGLPLGTLERLVAFSKKIDEISNLTPSFKNFITDNMKGIDFRKIYLYGDFYLADKNSNIELEKEYRKKIYTFDEPFIKLNPYGRTPLTALVKVDNSLADKKVSILVRGAFGSEDYSYSTRINSLGELPIVGLFPKCENRIKISLEDGRIKELSINTGALDDILPAIVIEKKIANRMEDGMNLVSFNTKEKAMPFVFDINGNIRYVLDISSTINKAYVGKEDNSWIVANDKAVFTFDILGKVLSTREPKYYAENENWKNGVLFREIQYLPKMNNQLAVYGFSDKLTYPSGVFSELGIDSKQELFKARLYFDRNSFEENNILSGRRIELF, encoded by the coding sequence ATGAAGCTGACAAAAAAAGAAAAAATTATCATAATATGTTCGTTAACAGTAATTTGTTTTAGTTTGTACACTTTTAATAAGAGAGATATTTTAATTGAGAGATTAGCTAACAATCAACTTCTATCAAAATCTTATCAAGAGAGTAGAGGAAAAAGATTTGAGAAAGAGATAGAGAGAAAGTTAAATAGCCATACCCTAAAAAATGAGATAAAAAATCTGTCAGTTGAAAAATTGGAGATTATGAATACAACTTTAAATAATGATAATCTTTTACAAGTTTTAAATGCAAAAAGTAAGGAGAAATACAGTTCTGAAAAATATTTTTCTGGAGATATAAGTTATAATGAGGCAATTTCTCTATATAATGCAAGTAAAGGTTTCAAAGAATTAGCCTTACTTTCTGGAAAAATTAGAGAACATTTGATAAAAAGCTTTCCAAATTTAGATTATAATAAAGTTGTAGAAGATGAAGGAAAAGTTCCAGAATTGATATTAACTAAAGAAAAATTATTAAAGCTTACTTCTAATAAAGAGTTAAAAGAGATAATAAAAACTCTTAATAAAGAGCAACTAGATAAGCTTAATACTATTATAAGTGGAGATAATGGCATAGTAGAATTTTTTAATCTTAATCCAGAATTTATTTCAAATATTACAGAAAATTGCAATAAACTACTTACTTCTGGATTACCACTTGGAACATTAGAGAGATTAGTTGCATTTAGTAAGAAAATAGATGAAATTTCAAATCTTACCCCAAGTTTTAAAAATTTTATAACCGATAATATGAAAGGTATAGATTTCAGAAAAATATATCTATACGGAGATTTTTATCTTGCTGATAAAAATAGTAATATAGAGTTAGAGAAAGAGTATAGAAAAAAAATATATACATTTGATGAGCCTTTTATTAAACTAAATCCATATGGCAGAACCCCTCTTACAGCTTTAGTAAAAGTAGATAATAGCTTAGCTGATAAAAAAGTAAGTATTTTAGTAAGAGGAGCTTTTGGAAGTGAAGATTATTCATATAGTACTAGAATAAATTCTTTAGGAGAGCTACCAATAGTTGGACTTTTTCCTAAATGTGAAAATAGAATAAAAATATCTTTAGAAGATGGAAGAATAAAAGAGCTTTCAATAAATACAGGAGCTTTAGATGATATACTTCCTGCAATAGTAATTGAAAAGAAGATTGCTAATAGAATGGAAGATGGAATGAATTTAGTTTCATTTAATACAAAAGAAAAAGCAATGCCATTTGTATTTGATATAAATGGGAATATTAGATATGTATTAGATATTTCATCTACTATAAATAAAGCATATGTAGGAAAAGAAGATAATAGTTGGATAGTAGCTAATGACAAAGCTGTATTTACTTTTGATATATTGGGAAAAGTTTTGAGTACAAGAGAGCCTAAATATTATGCTGAGAATGAAAATTGGAAAAATGGTGTACTATTTAGAGAGATACAATATCTTCCTAAGATGAATAATCAACTAGCAGTATATGGTTTTAGTGATAAGTTAACATATCCTAGTGGTGTTTTTTCAGAATTAGGAATAGATAGTAAACAGGAGCTATTTAAAGCGAGACTTTATTTTGATAGAAATAGCTTTGAAGAGAATAATATCTTATCTGGTAGAAGAATAGAACTTTTTTAG